Proteins encoded within one genomic window of Haematobia irritans isolate KBUSLIRL chromosome 5, ASM5000362v1, whole genome shotgun sequence:
- the LOC142241665 gene encoding uncharacterized protein LOC142241665 encodes MDENIEISPQSFKQVQVWTDGETRMMLDLYGKYMPEIGPMKKFKNKKAMWSKISEAIPTKTPKQCEERYKTVLKRKKIAIENNNTSGAKHQRVDFEEELENICSLDDSLEPEVQLSSQKYVKKENKYKNYENGPKKTIHDTLFEIAKMKEEAKERRHKEKMEAVNTMHTILLRISEQNEIEYNFEAV; translated from the exons atggaTGAAAACATTGAAATTAGTCCACAATCATTTAAACAAGTACAAG tttggACTGATGGCGAGACACGGATGATGCTTGACCTCTATGGGAAATACATGCCAGAAATAggaccaatgaaaaaatttaagaataagAAGGCTATGTGGTCAAAAATATCGGAGGCTATACCTACAAAAACTCCGAAGCAATGCGAGGAACGATACAAAAcagttttaaaaagaaaaaagattgctattgaaaacaacaacacTTCTGGGGCTAAGCACCAGCGCGTTGACTTTGAAGAAGAACTGGAAAATATTTGTTCTCTTGACGATTCCTTGGAGCCGGAAGTTCAGTTGAGTAGCCAAAAgtatgtaaaaaaagaaaataaatacaaaaattacgaGAATGGCCCCAAAAAGACCATACATGACACCTTAttcgaaattgcaaaaatgaaagAGGAAGCCAAGGAACGTCGTCACAAGGAAAAAATGGAGGCAGTGAATACAATGCACACTATTTTGCTTAGAATCTccgaacaaaatgaaattgagTACAATTTTGAAGCagtttaa
- the LOC142240172 gene encoding uncharacterized protein LOC142240172, with amino-acid sequence MGGRATLYSFRPQNKAEWCNVLGLDPNKIHSKHGVCSDHFLTHTERLAYGNPSEMMEDYVPLEHLAINILLTTNTIRALVEEHLRKVCRRRKVCLSYDEINVTVDIDDDTRLCRIFALNGIGSDWQCILSYDIIENGLNTIGRLKNSIAQRIYVAYECGFDVICVSADQCPISQKLYSICKTFNSGDNFKAKYLSQLSSCNPLDKQIWFIPDLTHLLIGITNAILKGHFDVDCDMITRAKNFYPEACVNHFRPKGYYYGIRDFEAVQNVFSNGIINKIKEIEPESEIKAKTVEFLERMKAFVECFSNLSRDNYESVLNEWIIFFNSHGCSKVKSCLSGFKFIADDFFNCNEDIYSIDMFKNVPQNG; translated from the exons ATGGGTGGAAGAGCTACATTGTACTCATTTCGTCCACAAAATAAAGCGGAATGGTGCAATGTACTTGGATTGGACCCCAATAAAATTCACAGCAAACATGGTGTTTGTAGCGACCACTTCCTAACTCATACGGAACGACTTGCTTATGGGAACCCATCTGAGATGATGGAAGACTACGTTCCTCTGGAACATTTGGCGATCAATATTTTACTCACAACGAATACTATAAGAGCACTTGTGGAGGAG CATTTGCGAAAAGTCTGCCGTCGTCGCAAAGTTTGTTTATCGTATGACGAAATCAATGTAACGGTTGATATTGACGATGATACACGTTTATGTCGAATATTTGCTTTGAATGGTATTGGAAGCGACTGGCAGTGTATATTGTCCTACGACATTATCGAAAATGGTCTAAATACCATCGGACGCTTAAAGAATTCAATAGCCCAACGCATTTACGTTGCCTATGAATGTGGATTTGATGTAATTTGCGTTTCCGCCGATCAATGTccaatttcccaaaaattgtatagTATTTGTAAAACGTTTAATAGTGGGGATAATTTCAAGGCCAAATACTTGTCGCAACTGTCTTCCTGCAATCCGTTAGACAAGCAAATATGGTTCATTCCCGATCTAACACATTTGCTAATAGGGATAACTAATGCCATATTAAAAGGCCACTTTGACGTTGATTGCGACATGATAACGAGAGCCAAAAACTTTTACCCGGAAGCTTGCGTAAATCATTTCCGCCCAAAAGGATATTACTACGGCATTAGAGACTTTGAAGCGGTACAGAATGTATTCTCAAacggaataataaataaaattaaggaaATAGAGCCAGAAAGTGAGATAAAAGCAAAGACGGTTGAGTTTTTGGAGAGAATGAAGGCATTCGTAGaatgtttttctaatttatcAAGAGACAATTATG AATCTGTTTTAAACGAATggataatatttttcaattcgCATGGATGCAGCAAAGTAAAAAGTTGCCTGTCTGGGTTCAAGTTCATTGCCGATGATTTCTTTAATTGCAATGAAGATATATATTCAATAGACATGTTCAAAAATGTTCCACAGAATGGATAg